CCGGTCGACGGGCTGCCAGCGCTGCACGACGACCGCGCCGGGGGCGAGGGTGGTGGTCTTCGGCGGGGGCACCTGCGCGGCCGACGCCTTCCGGACACGCGCGATCATGAGTTCGAGGGCCTCACGCACGGCGGGGTCGAGCCCGGTCAGGGCCGTATTCAGCTCCGCCGCGCCCACGCGGACGGTCGCCGGCTCGGCGCCGTCGAAGCGAGCGGACTGCTCGCGGAGCGCCGGCTCGCCGCGGTCGCGAACGTCGTCGATCAGCTCCGCGGCGGTCGCGAGGGCGGCGGACACGTCGACGGCCGGACGGGGCAGCGCGGCATGCAGTTCGTGCGGTTGCGGGAACGTGCGGCGGAAGTCGATGGTGCGCAGCATGATTGGTCAATCGTACTGGCACGGCCGATGGACTCAGGCGAGTGAACGCGCGCCGACACCGGTAGCGTTGGCGCGTGAATGCACGGGGTGGCTCCGAGGGCGAAGCGTCCGACCGGGCGGGAGTCTGCTACTCCGCCTCGTACGATGGCACGCCGTCCTTCCACGCCGATCGGCTCGACGTCGTGTTCGCGCCGCCGAACGACCCGAGTTCGACGACCGCGCGGGTCGCGGCGACGCTCCACGGTTTCCTGCTTCTCGCCCGGGACCGACCATCCGCCATCCCTCCCACCCTCGTCGCGATCGGCACGAGCGATGCGCTTGTCACGGTTCTCTTCGATCGTCCTCCCCTGCCGTTCCTGTTGTCGCTGCGGGCGCCGGACTCATGGGTGCACCACGACCCCATCACGGGCGCCGACGCACGATCCATCGAGTTCGTGGCGGCGGACCTCTACGACGCCCTCGACGAACCGCACGACGTCGAACGAATGCCGAGGACGTCGCTCGTTCTTGAACCCGAGCCCGGCGCGCGCCACCGAGGGGAACGCCTCGACACGGTGGCCAGCCCGCACGTGATCGAGCTCCGGTGGTTCGGCGACCTCGCCGGCCCGGAACCGCTCGAACCCCCGGCAGGCCTGCTCACCCGACTGCGGGGATACGCCTGGCGGGAAGAGCACTAGGCGGCTCGCCCCGCCCTACGACACGGCGCCGGGCCCGAGCAATGTGAGCAGCTCACCGGCCAGGTCGGCTCCGCCGCGCACGCGGTGCGGCAGCTCGAACGTTCGGATCGACTGTGCCGTGTGCAGCCGCAGTCGCACTTCGTTGTCGCCGGGATGACGCCGCAGGGTCGCCCCCAGATCCGTCACGACCTTCGTTGTCGCAACCGTGTCGACGAGGTCGATCGTGAGCGACCGCTGCTCGACGCCGCCCTGCAGCCTCGGCTGCGAGAGCCGCTTTGCGTGCAGGCTGACGCCGTCATCGCGCAGCTGCACGCGCGCTTCGAGCACGACGATCGTGTCGGGCTTGAGGAGCTCATGGAAGTCTTTGTAGGAGCGGCCGAGAAACATGACGCTGATCTCGCCGCCGAAGTCTTCGATGGTGATCTGCCCGAACGGGTTGCCGCTCGAGCGAGCGACGCGGTGCTGCACCGACGTGATGAGGCCCGAGACCGTGACCGTGTCACCGTCGGAGTAGCCGCCGTTCTCGTCCTGCAGGTCGAGGATCGAGGTCGATGCGAGCTTGCCGAGTTCCTGCTCCAAGCCCTTCAGGGGGTGATCCGAGACGTACAGGCCGAGCATGTCGCGCTCGAACGCGAGCTTTTCGCGGCGCTGGAACTCCGGCAGGTCGGGCACCTGCTCGGTGTCCTCCTCGAACTCCACGAGCCCGGCGAAGAGGTCGATCTGCCCGTGGGCTTCATTGCGCTTGCGTGATGTCGACGCGTCGATCGCATCCTCGTGGATCTCGACGAGCGCGCGGCGCGTGTTCCCGAGCGAGTCGAAACCGCCGGCCTTGATGAGCGATTCGATCGTGCGCTTGTTGGCGACGCCGAGCGGCACCTTGCGAAGGAAGTCGTGGAAGCTCTCGAAGCGGCCCTGCTCCGCCCGGGCGCGCACGATCTCGTCCACCACGTTCGCCCCGACGTTGCGCACCGCGCCCATGCCGAAGCGGATGTCGTCGCCGACGGCGGCGAAACGCAGCTTCGACTCGTTGACGTCGGGCGGGAGCACGTCGATGTGCATGCGGCGGCACTCGTTGAGGTACAGCGCGAGCTTGTCACGCGAATCACCCACCGACGTCAGCAGCGCCGCCATGTACTCGGCCGGGTAGTGGGCTTTGAGGTAGGCCGTCCAGTACGACACCACGCCGTAGGCCGCCGAGTGCGCCTTGTTGAACGCGTAGTCCGAGAACGGCAGCAGGATGTCCCACAGCTTCGTGATCGCCTCGTCCGAATAGCCCCGCTCGCGCATGCCTCCAGAGAAGGCCACGAACTGCTTGTCGAGCTCCGACTTCTTCTTCTTGCCCATCGCGCGGCGCAGGATGTCCGCCTGGCCGAGGCTGTAGCCCGCAACCCTCTGGGCGACGGCCATCACCTGCTCCTGGTAGATGATGAGGCCGTAGGTCTCGCCGAGGATCTCGGCCAGCGGCTCCTCAAGCTCCGGATGGATCGGCGTGATCTCTTGGAGGCCGTTCTTCCGCAGCGCGTAGTTCGTGTGGGAGTCGGCGCCCATCGGGCCCGGGCGGTACAGCGCGATGACCGCCGAGATGTCCTCGAACTTGTCGGGCTTCATGAGCCGGAGCAGCGAGCGCAGCGGCCCGCCATCCAGCTGGAACACACCGAGGGTGTCGCCGCGGGACAGCAGCTCGTACGCCGCGCGATCATCAAGGGGTAGCGTCTCGAGGTCGAGCGTCTCGTCCCGGTTCGACTCGATGTTGTCGAGCGCATCCGAGATGATCGTCAGGTTCCGCAGCCCGAGGAAGTCCATCTTGATCAGCCCGAGCGACTCGCACGCCGGGTAGTCGAACTGCGTGACGATCTGCCCGTCCTGCTCCCGCTTCATGATCGGGATGATGTCGATGAGCGGGTCGGACGACATGATCACGCCCGCCGCGTGCACGCCCCATTGCCGCTTCAGGTTCTCGATGCCACGGGCGGTCTCGAACACCTTCTTCGAGTCGGGGCTCTGCTCGATGAGCGCGCGAACCTCGCCCGCCTCCTGGTATCGGGGATGGTCCGAATCGACGATGCCGCCGAGCGGAATGTCCTTCCCCATGACGGCCGGCGGCATCGCCTTCGTGAGCTGCTCGCCCGTCGAGAATGGGTAGCCGAGCACACGGGAGGCGTCCTTGAGCGCCTGCTTCGCCTTGATCGTGCCGTAGGTGACGATCATGGCCACGCGGTCGGAGCCGTATTTCTCCGTCACGTAGTGGATGACCTCGGAGCGACGACGGTCATCGAAGTCGACATCGAAGTCCGGCATCGAGACGCGGTCCGGGTTGAGGAAGCGCTCGAAGATGAGACCGTGCTCGAGCGGGTCGAGGTCGGTGATGCGCATCGCGTACGCGACCATCGACCCGGCTCCGGAGCCGCGGCCGGGACCGACCCGGATGCCGTTGTCCTTCGCCCAGTTGATGAAGTCGGCGACGACGAGGAAGTAGCCGGGGAACCCCATGCTCCTGATGACGTCGATCTCGTAGTCGGCCTGCCTGCGCACCTGATCCGGCACGCCGTCCGGATAGCGGTAGGCAAGACCCTTGTCGACCTCCTTGACGAACCACGTCTCCTCGGTCTCGCCCTCGGGAACGGGGAACCGCGGCATGTAGCTCGTCTCGGTGTCGAAGGCTGCGTTGCAGCGCTCGGCGACGAGCAGCGTGTTGTCGCAGGCCTCGGGATGATCGCGGAAGATGAACCGCATCTCGCCGGCCGACTTCAGGTAGTACCCCGTGCCGTTGAACTGGAACCGGTTCGGGTCGTCCATTGTCGACCCCGATTGCACGCAGAGCAGCGCGGAGTGCGCCTCGGCGTCGTGCGCGTGCGTGTAGTGCAGGTCGTTCGTCGCGAGCAACGGCAGGTCGAGGTCCTTCGCGAGCTGCAGCAGATCGCCCATGACGCGGCGCTCGATGTCGATGCCGTGGTCCATGAGCTCGCAGTAGAAGTTCTCCTTGCCGAAGATGTCGCGGAACTCGGCCGCAGCCTCGCGCGCCTCCCGGTACTGACCGAGTCGCAACCGCGTCTGCACCTCGCCGGAGGGGCATCCGGTCGTGGCGATGAGCCCCTTGCCGTACTGCTGCAGGAGCTCACGGTCCATGCGCGGCTTGAAGTAGTACCCCTCGAGCGACGCGAGCGAGTTGAGGCGGAAGAGATTGTGCATCCCCTCGGTCGACTCGCTGAACATCGTCATATGCGTGTACGCGCCCGAGCCCGAGACGTCGTCGCCGCCGCCGTCGCCCCACTTGACGCGCGTGCGGTCGGAGCGGTGCGTTCGCGGTGTCAGGTACGCCTCGGTGCCGATGATCGGCTTGATGCCGGCCTTCGTCGCAGCGTCGGCGAACGCCTTGGCGCCGAAGACGTTGCCGTGGTCAGTCATGGCGATGGCCGGCATGTTCTCGGCGGCGGCCGCCGCCATGAGTTCATCGAGGCGCGCGGCGCCGTCGAGCATCGAGAACTCCGTGTGCACGTGCAGATGTACGAACGAGTCTTTCTCAGACACGTAGCCTCCCCAGATCCGGCCCACCAGCCTACGCGCGAAGCGGATCCGGACGCTCGCGGCGCGTCGGCCGCTCGTGTCGCCGCTCGCTCCGTGCGGGCCGGCGACCGGTCCGCGCGTGAGGACTACACGATCCCGTCGCGCAGCAGCTCGAGGGCGTGTGCGAGATCGTCGGGGTACGCGCTCACGAACTCACGGAGTTCGCCCGTCTCGGGGTGTGCGAACGACAGGCGCATAGCATGCAGCCACTGCCGCGTGAGGCCGAGCGCCTCGGCGAGCGTGGGATCGCCTCCGTACAGGGGGTCGCCGACGCAGGGATGGCGCTGCGCCGCCATGTGGACGCGAATCTGATGCGTGCGACCCGTTTCCAGGTGCACTTCGAGCAGGCTGCCCCGGCGGAACGCCTCAAGGGTCTCGTAGTGGGTCACGGACGGCTTGCCCTCGGCCGTGACCGCAAACTTCCACTGCGAGCCCGGGTGGCGGCCGATCGGCGCGTCGATGGTGCCGCGAAGGGGGTCTGGATGTCCCTGCACGGCGGCGTGATAGACCTTGCCGACCTCGCGATCGTGAAAGGCGCGTTTGAGGGCGGCGTAGGCGCCCTCGCTCTTCGCGACGACCATGAGGCCGGAGGTGCCGACATCCAGTCGGTGCACGATGCCCTGCCGCTCGGCCGCGCCGGAGGTGGAAATGCGGAAGCCGCCCGCCGCGAGCGCCCCGAGCACGGTCGGCCCCTCCCAACCCACCGAGGGGTGGGCGGCGACACCGACGGGCTTGTCGATCACGACGAAACCGGGCTCATCGTGCACCACGCGGAGGCCCGGCACCTCGATCGGCACAACTTTGACGGGCGCCGCGGGCTGCCACGTGACCTCAACGAGGGTGCCGGCGACGAGCCGATCGGACTTGGCAGCCGGCCGTCCGTCGACGACGACGCCGCCGTCCGCGGCGATCTCGGCGACCGCCGTGCGGCTGAGCCCGAGGAGCTTCGCGAGGCCGGCGTCGACGCGTGCGCCGTCGAGCCCCTCGGGCACGGGGAGAGTGCGCGACTCGCTCATGCGCGAATCCCCGGCGCGTCGGTCTCAGGTTCCCCCGGCTTGGGCTCCCCCGGCTCGGGTTCCCCCGGCTCGAGCTCCCCCGGCTCAGGCTGCCGCTTTGGCGTGCGGCCCCGGGTTCCGTCGAGGCGCACGTCGCGCAGTGTGAGCCACACGAACAGGATCATGCCGAACACGATGCCCATGTCGGCGACGTTGTAGATCGCGGGCAGCAACCACGGGGTCGAGATGACGTCCACGACGTGGCCGACGCCGAAGCCCGGGGGCCGGAACAGGCGGTCGGTGAGATTGCCGAGCACCCCCCCGAGCACGAGGCCGAAGACGGTGGCCCACGCGAACGACCGGATGCGCCGTGCCAGGACGGCGATCACGATCACGACGATGACGGCGAAGGCCGTGAAGATCCAGGTCTGTCCGGCCGCTAACGAGAATGCCGCACCGGGGTTGCGCACGAAGTGCCATTGCAGCACGGGGCCGAGCACCTCGATGACCTGTCCCTCGACCATGTTCGTCTCGACCACGATCTTGACGAACTGGTCAACCGCGTACCAAACCACCGCAACCGTCGCGAGGAGGGCGAGGGCGATCGCCCTGCTTCGCGACGGCTGGGAAGTCGGTGCCGCGGCACCGTGAGCGTGTTGCTGCGTCACCTGGGGCTACGGTTGCTGGGCAACCGGGCCCTGCGGCTCGATGTTCGACGCCTGCTTGTTGAGATCGTTGAGCTGTCCCTCGATGTAGGCGCGCAGCTCGTTGCGGTATTCGCGCTCGAAGATACGCAGTTCCTCGATGCGCGCCTCGAGCTTCTGCTTCTGCTCCTCCGCGCGACCTACAGTCTCGCGCTCGCGTCGCTCGGCGTCGGCCACGATCTGCGCGGCGCGCGCCTGGCCCTCGCTCGCGAGGTTCTTCGCGTTCAACTCGGCCTCGGCGAGTACCTGCTGGGCCTTCGACTCGGCTTCCGCGATCAGCTCGTCGCGGCGGCGAGCGCCGTCGGCAACGTGCTCGTCGTGCAGGCGCCGCGCGAGCAACAGCAGCGAGTTCGACGTCTCAGCCTCGTTCTCGGGTGTCGACGAATCGTCCTGAATGCTGGCGAGGTCGTCGAACTGCGAGGGCATCCCCTGCGTAGCGGGGGCGGCGGCCGGCGTCTGCTCGGGCGCCTGCGCCTGGTTTGCGGGAGTCTCGGTCGGGGCCTCGACCTGCGGTGCGGCCGCGGGCGCCGGTGCGCCCTTCGGGGCCTCGTCGAGGGCTCGGCGGAGCTCTTCGTTCTCGGCAATCAGCCGGCGAAGTTCAACCACGATCTCGTCGAGAAAGTCATCGACCTCGTCCTGGTCGTAGCCCTCACGGAACTTCGTCTGCTGAAACCGCTTGTTGACGACGTCTTCCGGCGTAAGTGCCATCCCGACTCCCTACTCAATGGTTCTGTGCAACGGTCTTGCCTACTGCCGTGGTCCGCACGACGCGGTGGTCAATCGGTAACACTATCGTTACCTGGTTCCGCTCGCGCTCGCCGCTGACGGGTGACGCCCACGCGGACACGATCACACTACGACACATCGTCCCCGTCCGTCACATCCCTTCCGGGCGCTGACGGCTGTGCATTAGCGGATGAAGATGACCAGGTTCGACAGGATGATCAACGCGAACATCACGATGAGCCAGGCGAGATCAATGGCGATGTTGCCGAGCCGCAGGGGCGGGACGAAGCGACGTACGAACTTCAACGGCGGATCGGTCAGGGTGTAGACGAGCTCGCACAGCAGGAGCACGACGCCCTTGGGCCTCCAGGTGCGCGCGAACAGCTGCACGTAGTCGAGAATCAGCCGTCCCCACATCACGAAGATGTAGAGGCCGATGACGAAACCGAGCAGTGCGCCGACGATCTGGAGCATTGGTTCCTCTAGTTCAGGCCAGGTGATTGGCGTGGCAGGTGTCCCGACACGTGGAACGGGACGGGCCCCGCGGGGTCCGTCCCGTTCGCAGGCGGCGACTCAGGCGAAGAAGGATGCTTCCTTTGCGGCGCCGTCGCGCTGCTGTTCCGTGTGCACCGCCACGTGGTGGGGCGAGAGCAGGAACACGCGATTCGTGACGCGCTCGATTTTGCCATAGAGGCCCTGACTGAGACCGCTCGCGAAGTCGATGAGGCGACGGGCCTCGGCATCTTCCATCTGCGAGAGGTTGATGATGACGGGCACGCCGTCGCGGAAGTGCTCAGCGATCACTTGCGCGTCCTTGTACGCCTTGGGGTTCACGGTGAGGATCTCGTTCATCTCGCTCGCCACTGGGTTCTGCACCGGCTTCGATGCGTTCGGATTGATGGGGGTGACCGGTGCGGGAGGCTGCTCATCGACGGCCTCGTGGCGCTCCGACCGCACGTACGGTTCCTGGCGGCTCGCCCGCTCGGTGCGCTCCGTGCGGGTGGCCGCGGCCGGCGGAGCCTGGCGCGGCGCCTCATACTGCTCGTCGTCCTCTTCGGCCAGTCCGAGATAGACCATTGCATTGCGCAGCGGGTTCGCCATGTTGTACCTCCGTGATGTCGCCTTCGAGAACGCTACGGCCGGCGGGGGCGTTTTCCCGTGATTGCCGCGCCGATTCGAAGGTGTGTCGCCCCCTGTGAAATCGCTGAACGAAAGTCGCCGCTCATCCCCATCGAGAGCGCGGTCGCCTCGGGAGCGATGGACCGGATGCGCTCGGAGCGCCGGCGAACGGTCTCGAAGGCGTGATCGGGATCGTCGCCGAGCGGGGCGACTGCCATGAGTCCGCGGAGGCGAAGCGTCGGGGTCGCGAGCACCTGCTCGACGAGCGGTTCGAGCCCTGCGTCGTCGACGCCGCCGCGCCCCGCATCGTCCGTGAGATTCACCTGCACGAAGACGTCGAGCGGGGACGGGCGTGAGATCGACGCCAGCGCATTCACGAGCTCAGGCCGGTCGATCGCATGCAGGCAGCTCGCGTACGCGGCGATCTGTCGCGCCTTGTTCGTTTGTATCTGGCCGACGAAGTGCCACTCGGGGGCAGGCGAGTCGGCGAGGAGCCCGGCCACGGCCGCGGCCTTCTCCCTCGACTCGGGGTGTCGACTCTCGCCGAATCGGCGCTCGCCGAGCGCGATGAGGTCGCGCACGAGCGTGGCGGGGTGGAACTTCGTCACGACGATGAGCGCCGGCAGGTCATCGGCACGACCGGCCCGGGCGCTGGCGTCGCGGATCTCCTCGCGGACGCGTGCGAGACGCCCGGCGAGCTCGGGGTCGGCGGGATCGCCGGGCTCCGCGATGGGCGTCGACACGTGGCCTACTTCAGGAAGTCGGGGATGTCGAAGGGGTCGTCGCTGACGTCGTCGTAGCTGCGCTGCGGCTGCGCGGGCTGCACGGTCGGAGCCTCTGCCGTGGACCAGGCGGGGGCCGGGGCGTTCGTCGCAGACTGCGAGTGCTCGGTGCGAGCCGCTTCCTGACGACGCGGTGCGGCGTCGCTCGGCGTCGCCGCACCCGCGCCGTTCGCCGACGAGCCGTACGCGCTGACGCCGACCGGCTCGGGCCGTGGCTCGGCCTCGTGCGCGGTCGCCGCCGGGTGACCGATCGTGACGGCGCGCGAGGCGTCGTCGGCTCGCTGGGTCGAGCCCGCACCTGCGGTCGAGCCGCCGCTCGTCTGGGCCCCGAGGGTGGCGCCGGCGTCAACATCCTTTCGGACCTTCGGCTCGCCGGAGTCGAAGCCGGCGGCGATGACCGTCACCCGCACCTCGTCGCCGAGCGAGTCGTCGATCGCCGTGCCGAAGATGATGTTCGCGTCGGAGTGGACGACCTCTTCGACGAGCCGCGCGGCGTCGCTGATCTCCAGCAGGCCGAGGTTCGAGCCACCCTGGATCGACAGCAGCACACCGTGCGCCCCCTCGATCGATGCCTCGAGGAGCGGGGATGCGACGGCGAGTTCCGACGCCTTGATCGCCCGGTCGGCCCCCCGGGACGAGCCGATGCCCATGAGTGCCGTGCCGGCGCCCTTCATGACCGACTTCACGTCGGCGAAGTCGAGGTTGACGAGGCCGGGCGTGGTGATGAGGTCGGTGATGCCCTGGACGCCGGCGAGGAGCACCTGGTCGGCCGTCGAGAAGGCCTCGAGCATGGAGATGCCGCGGTCGCTGATCTCGAGCAGCCGGTCGTTCGGCACGACGATGAGGGTGTCGACCTCTTCCTTGAGGGCCGCGACGCCGACTTCGGCCTGCTGCATGCGGCGGCGGCCCTCGAAGCCGAAGGGCTTCGTGACCACACCGATGGTGAGCGCGCCGATGGAGCGGGCAATGCGCGCGACCACGGGCGCGCCGCCCGTTCCGGTGCCGCCGCCCTCCCCGGCGGTGACGAACACCATGTCGGCGCCAGCAAGCGCCTGCTCGATCTCTTCCGCGTGGTCTTCGGCGGCACGGCGGCCGATCTCGGGGTCGGCTCCCGCGCCGAGCCCGCGCGTGAGCTCGCGGCCCACGTCGAGCTTGACGTCGGCGTCGCTCATGAGCAGCGCCTGTGCGTCGGTGTTGATGGCGATGAATTCCACGCCGCGCAGGCCGAGCTCGATCATGCGGTTGACGGCATTGACGCCGCCACCGCCGATGCCGACGACCTTGATGACGGCGAGGTAATTGTTGGTGTTCGACACGTGTCCGGCCCCTCGTTGATTGTCCGATCCCGCCGGCACCTCGTGGCGGCCACACCGTGTGGACTGCCCGATCGTGACGACGCGGGAGCGGATTCGTCGCGGTCTGCGATTCCTGGTCACGACGGTACGTCTGGGCCGCCCCTCCGGCGCGGAGGGCGTGGGGAGTGTCGCGCGCACCCTGCTATGAATCCCCAGGTCGCCTCAACCTTGAGGTGAAACTTGAAGGTCCGGCGTGTGCCCGCCTCACCGGGTGACGGGAGCCTCCGGGCTCGAGACGTCGTACTGCGACGGCGGGGCGTCGCTGGTGGCGGCGATGAGCGCCAGGAGCACCTCGACCTTCTTCGTCGACTCATCGGCGCTTCCCCACACGACACTCGTACCGTCGCGCAGCTCGAGCGTCACGTCGTCCAGTGAGGCCGCCTCGATCGTGGCGACCTGCGAGCGGAACGCGCTCGGCAACGCGAGCGACACTTCTGCGGCCGAGGCGAAGGCGTCCGAGCCCGGGTCGCCACCGCGGAGCTCGAGCGAGGGCACGTCCATCGGCGCGGTCGCGGCATCCCAGAGCGCAATGCCCGCGGCGTCGTAGACGGTGAAACCGCCCCCGTTCGGAAGGGCGCCGATCGCCTGTCGCTCGATGACCTCAACGACGAGGGTCGAGGGCGGCTCGGCCCGCGTGGAATAGCTCTGCACCAACACGAAGGGCGCGAGCCGCTCGGCGATGTCACCGCTCCCGACCAGGGCGAGCGGTCGGCCCTCGAGATCGGCGAGCGCCTGGTGGACCGTCGCCTCGTCAAGGCGATCGAGCCCCTCCACCTCGATCGTGCGCACCGACATCACCGGTGAGAACAGGGCGACGGCAACGAACACCGCCAGCGCCACGAGGGGCGCGACGATCGCGACGATCACGCCGCGCCGTCGAGTGCGATGGCGGGTGAACCGGCGCGCTTCCGAGGGACGGCGCGACGCACCGCCACCCGTGCCATCCGCTTGGCGGCCGCCGCCCGCCCCGACGGTCACGCGCCGCGGCCCTGTCCCGGACCACCGCCCCGCAGTGCGTCGAGCAGCTGCGGGATGATCCGGTACACGTCGCCGCAGCCGAAGGTGATGACGACGTCGCCCGCCCGGGCGACTGACGCCGTGTGGTCGGCCGCGTCCTGCCAATCGGGTTGGTAGGAGACCCGGCCCGGGTCGGAGAACTCCTTCGAGACGAGCTCGCCGGTGACCCCGGGGATCGGATCCTCGCGGGCACCGCACACGTCGAGCACGACCGTGTGATCGGCGAGCCGCTCGTAGACCTCCGCGAACACGTCGCTCATGGCCTGCGTGCGCGAGTACAGATGCGGCTGGTGAACCGCGATGATCCGCCCGTCGCCGACGACGGTGCGCGCGGCGGTGAGCGCGGCCTCCACCTCTGCCGGGTGATGCGCGTAGTCGTCATAGACCCGCACGCCACGCACGGTGTCGTGCAGTTCGAAGCGTCGCTTCGTGCCACCGAAGCGCGAGAGGCCATCGAGCACGGCTCGCGGAGCGAAGCCGAGATGCACGAGGACCGCGAAGGCTCCGGCCGCGTTGAGCGCGTTGTGGTGACCGGGGACCTCGAGCTCACCGTCGTAGACGCCGCCGTCGTACGCGATGCGGAACGTCGTCGCGCCACCTGCGGTCGCGACGCTGCTCAGCCGGACATCGGCGGTCTCGGCCTCGCCGAAGGTGATGACCCGCTCGTTGCCGATCCGGGGCGTGATCTCGACCGCGAGGGGATCGTCGCTCGAGATGACGTCCCCCTCGCTCGCGCGGCTTGCGAAGTCGACGAATGCCCGCTCGAAGGCGTCGATCGTGCCGTAATGGTCGAGGTGGTCGTCATCGACGTTCGTGATGAGCGCAACGGCCGTGTCGTAGAAGAGGAACGACCCGTCCGACTCGTCGGCCTCGACGACGAAGGTCTCGCCGGTCCCGAGGCGCGACGACGTCCCGAGACCGCCGATGACGCCGCCGTTGACGAAGCTCGGGTCGGCCCCCATCGCCTCGAGCGCCGTGACGATCATCCCGGTCGACGTGGTCTTGCCGTGCGCACCCGCGACGGCGACGAGGCGGCGTCCACGGGTAAGCCACGCGAGCGCCTGCGACCGATGCAGCACCGTGAGCCCGAGCTCGCGTGCCCGCACGAGCTCCGGGTTGTCCGGCCACAGGGCGCTCGTGACGACGAGCGTCTCGGCGTCGCCCACATTCGCCGCGTCGTGGCCGATGGCGATGCGCGCGCCCCGCTCACGGAGTTCCGTCGTAGCCGCGTTCTCGGTGCGGTCCGACCCGGAGACGCGGATCCCCCGGTCGAGCAGCATGCGCGCGATACCGCTCATGCCCGACCCGCCGATGCCGACGAGGTGCACTGCCCCCAGGTCGTCGGGTATGGCGACGTTCGGGTCTGGCTTGATCATCCTGCCTCCTGCGTGCTCCTGCCCGTTCGGGCTCGTCGCGGTGCGCGTCCGATCACGGTCGCGACCGATCAAGGTTACGCGGCACGGCCAAGCGCGTGATCGACGAGGCGCACGACGCGGGCGGCGCCGTCTCGCACGCCGATCCGCGACGCGACCGCGCCCATCCGCTCGAGTGTCGCTCGGTCGCCGAGGAGCGGCAGCAGCTCGACCTCGACCCAGCCGGGCGTGAAGTCGGCGTCGCGCACCGTGCGAGCGGCTCCCGTGGCGACGTGCTCGCGGATGTTGACCGCCTGCTCGCCGTTCCCGGCGGGATAGGGCACGTACACCGCCGGGAGGCCGACGGCCGTGATCTCGCTCACGGTCGAGGAACCTGAGCGGCACACGACGAGGTCGGCCGCGGAAAAGGCCAGGTCCATCCGGTCGCAGTACTCGACAACGTGGTAATGGCCGATACCCGGGTCGTCGAACGCCGAGAGCCGGCCGACGATGTGCAGCAGCTGCCACCCCGCCTCGACGATCCGGGTGCCGGAGACGCGCATCGTCTCGTTGAGCTGCTTCGCACCGAGCGATCCGCCCGTCACCAGCAGGGTCGGGCGATCCGGGTCGAGGCCGAAGGCGTCGATCGCCTCGGATCGACGCGCTGCCCGGTCGAGCAGTTCGATCTCGCGCCGAAGGGGCATGCCAACAAACTGCGCGCCCGGCAGCGGCGTCTGCGTGAAGGCGGTGCCGATGCGGCTCGCCCACTTCGCCCCCAGCT
This sequence is a window from Pseudoclavibacter endophyticus. Protein-coding genes within it:
- a CDS encoding FtsQ-type POTRA domain-containing protein gives rise to the protein MIVAIVAPLVALAVFVAVALFSPVMSVRTIEVEGLDRLDEATVHQALADLEGRPLALVGSGDIAERLAPFVLVQSYSTRAEPPSTLVVEVIERQAIGALPNGGGFTVYDAAGIALWDAATAPMDVPSLELRGGDPGSDAFASAAEVSLALPSAFRSQVATIEAASLDDVTLELRDGTSVVWGSADESTKKVEVLLALIAATSDAPPSQYDVSSPEAPVTR
- a CDS encoding YggS family pyridoxal phosphate-dependent enzyme → MSTPIAEPGDPADPELAGRLARVREEIRDASARAGRADDLPALIVVTKFHPATLVRDLIALGERRFGESRHPESREKAAAVAGLLADSPAPEWHFVGQIQTNKARQIAAYASCLHAIDRPELVNALASISRPSPLDVFVQVNLTDDAGRGGVDDAGLEPLVEQVLATPTLRLRGLMAVAPLGDDPDHAFETVRRRSERIRSIAPEATALSMGMSGDFRSAISQGATHLRIGAAITGKRPRRP
- the murC gene encoding UDP-N-acetylmuramate--L-alanine ligase yields the protein MIKPDPNVAIPDDLGAVHLVGIGGSGMSGIARMLLDRGIRVSGSDRTENAATTELRERGARIAIGHDAANVGDAETLVVTSALWPDNPELVRARELGLTVLHRSQALAWLTRGRRLVAVAGAHGKTTSTGMIVTALEAMGADPSFVNGGVIGGLGTSSRLGTGETFVVEADESDGSFLFYDTAVALITNVDDDHLDHYGTIDAFERAFVDFASRASEGDVISSDDPLAVEITPRIGNERVITFGEAETADVRLSSVATAGGATTFRIAYDGGVYDGELEVPGHHNALNAAGAFAVLVHLGFAPRAVLDGLSRFGGTKRRFELHDTVRGVRVYDDYAHHPAEVEAALTAARTVVGDGRIIAVHQPHLYSRTQAMSDVFAEVYERLADHTVVLDVCGAREDPIPGVTGELVSKEFSDPGRVSYQPDWQDAADHTASVARAGDVVITFGCGDVYRIIPQLLDALRGGGPGQGRGA
- the ftsZ gene encoding cell division protein FtsZ; translation: MSNTNNYLAVIKVVGIGGGGVNAVNRMIELGLRGVEFIAINTDAQALLMSDADVKLDVGRELTRGLGAGADPEIGRRAAEDHAEEIEQALAGADMVFVTAGEGGGTGTGGAPVVARIARSIGALTIGVVTKPFGFEGRRRMQQAEVGVAALKEEVDTLIVVPNDRLLEISDRGISMLEAFSTADQVLLAGVQGITDLITTPGLVNLDFADVKSVMKGAGTALMGIGSSRGADRAIKASELAVASPLLEASIEGAHGVLLSIQGGSNLGLLEISDAARLVEEVVHSDANIIFGTAIDDSLGDEVRVTVIAAGFDSGEPKVRKDVDAGATLGAQTSGGSTAGAGSTQRADDASRAVTIGHPAATAHEAEPRPEPVGVSAYGSSANGAGAATPSDAAPRRQEAARTEHSQSATNAPAPAWSTAEAPTVQPAQPQRSYDDVSDDPFDIPDFLK
- a CDS encoding UDP-N-acetylglucosamine--N-acetylmuramyl-(pentapeptide) pyrophosphoryl-undecaprenol N-acetylglucosamine transferase; the protein is MTTYLLAGGGTAGHVNPLLAVADVLREREPDAGIIVLGTREGLEARLVPERGYELTTIAKVPFPRRPNRAALAFPATFLGAVRDVRRVIDDRDVDVVVGFGGYAATPAYVAARGRVPVVIHEANAMPGMANKLGAKWASRIGTAFTQTPLPGAQFVGMPLRREIELLDRAARRSEAIDAFGLDPDRPTLLVTGGSLGAKQLNETMRVSGTRIVEAGWQLLHIVGRLSAFDDPGIGHYHVVEYCDRMDLAFSAADLVVCRSGSSTVSEITAVGLPAVYVPYPAGNGEQAVNIREHVATGAARTVRDADFTPGWVEVELLPLLGDRATLERMGAVASRIGVRDGAARVVRLVDHALGRAA